One window from the genome of Pyrobaculum ferrireducens encodes:
- a CDS encoding ArsA family ATPase, whose product MKQLLGQRIKFLFFGGKGGVGKTVVAAATALYLAEVAGEKTLLASFNPVHSLSSVFGQDLSGGVVKEVAGARNLWAVEVQYDDIVERYKTRITTLLREMLKMAELSVDIKPLVDIATTNPAFHEAAAFDKMMDVVLKEGANFDRVVFDMAAVANAVRLIGLSKLYGAWLQRTIKMRMETLSLKEQLSFRKDKVRQEIERDPVLHELQDLYQRYMKVRAVLTDPAATRFVFVTIPTVLSISVVQRFIEMVKAYEIPFGGVVVNMVIPREEAERDATGFLKSKYDEQQRNLELVRRSFAPHILASVRLFPEDIVGLERLRQFMKELVS is encoded by the coding sequence ATGAAGCAGTTGCTGGGGCAGAGGATTAAGTTCCTCTTCTTCGGCGGCAAGGGCGGCGTGGGTAAGACTGTCGTCGCGGCCGCCACGGCGCTGTACCTAGCCGAGGTGGCTGGGGAAAAGACGCTACTCGCCAGCTTCAACCCTGTGCACTCCCTCTCTTCTGTATTTGGACAGGACTTGTCTGGGGGGGTGGTTAAGGAGGTGGCGGGGGCGCGCAACCTCTGGGCCGTGGAGGTGCAGTACGACGACATTGTGGAGAGGTACAAGACGAGGATCACCACGTTGCTGAGGGAGATGCTTAAGATGGCCGAGCTCTCTGTGGACATCAAGCCGCTGGTGGACATCGCCACGACTAACCCGGCGTTTCACGAGGCCGCCGCCTTCGACAAGATGATGGACGTTGTCCTGAAGGAGGGCGCCAACTTTGACAGAGTTGTTTTCGACATGGCGGCGGTGGCCAACGCGGTGAGGCTCATCGGCTTGTCTAAGCTCTACGGCGCGTGGCTTCAGAGGACTATTAAGATGAGGATGGAGACCCTGTCCCTAAAGGAGCAGCTGTCATTCCGCAAGGATAAGGTAAGGCAGGAAATTGAAAGGGACCCCGTGCTCCACGAGTTGCAAGACCTCTACCAGAGGTATATGAAGGTCCGCGCCGTGTTGACCGACCCGGCCGCCACGCGTTTTGTCTTCGTGACGATACCCACTGTGCTGTCGATCTCCGTGGTGCAGAGGTTTATTGAGATGGTGAAGGCCTACGAGATACCGTTCGGCGGCGTGGTGGTGAACATGGTAATCCCCAGGGAGGAGGCTGAGAGAGACGCCACCGGCTTCCTAAAGAGTAAATACGACGAGCAACAGAGAAATCTCGAGCTGGTTAGGCGCTCCTTCGCGCCCCACATCCTGGCCTCCGTGAGGCTCTTTCCCGAGGACATAGTGGGGCTGGAGAGGCTGAGGCAGTTTATGAAGGAACTTGTTTCATGA
- a CDS encoding carbon starvation protein A: MLDTPAPYVLLGLILYFLTFRFYARWIDKKIWETDPNRPTPARMYFDGVEYFPVSKYVLFGYQFKSVAALGPIVGPLTGVLFFGWVPALLWVIFGNMFIGWAQDYSAMMMSVRSEGRSMGPITYKLLGDRARKILLVYLIFYLIIITAVFEWVIIDVLNRVPGTFTAVLFVLFGGVVFGYLIFQRRMDVLVATAVALLIVLVGYFTVALVPAVRQPGTNFLDSPDFFKTYNFDPKLTWPGTATVLFWLVILSILYYISAITPMPRFLLPTVYVGYLPSIIALVLVLLAAIFSPLTGLTIKQQSFTSLYVDPLKNPQGGPLWPILFVTIACGAISGWHSLVSSGLTSKQLEYETDALPVGGGAMMTEGAVALSSIAAIMVLSQPPAGAAAYVQGATLLTGSLLKVPDVYMNILYGIFVTVMGLITSMLFVRVFRLIMAELFEESPLGNKYISPIVILILAGFLALVGSWTNLWIFFGGTNQLLAGLALLLVAIFLSSVKKPSAYVFIPGIFMAITTLAALAWETYVYALYAINNKPIGVQAAAAKLYGQGLVQASNLLSAAFGALLLVLGVVMTYYLITGWAKYRANK, from the coding sequence ATGCTCGACACTCCAGCACCCTACGTCCTGTTAGGTTTAATACTGTATTTTTTGACTTTCCGCTTCTACGCAAGGTGGATTGATAAAAAGATCTGGGAGACCGACCCCAACAGGCCTACGCCGGCGAGGATGTACTTCGACGGCGTGGAGTACTTCCCCGTCTCTAAATACGTCCTCTTTGGCTACCAGTTCAAGTCAGTGGCGGCGCTCGGCCCCATCGTGGGGCCTCTAACCGGTGTGTTGTTCTTCGGCTGGGTGCCCGCCCTGCTCTGGGTGATCTTCGGCAACATGTTCATAGGCTGGGCCCAGGACTACTCAGCCATGATGATGTCGGTGAGAAGCGAGGGCCGCTCCATGGGTCCCATTACCTACAAACTGCTGGGAGACAGGGCGAGGAAAATCCTCCTCGTCTATCTCATCTTCTACCTAATAATTATCACCGCCGTGTTTGAGTGGGTTATCATAGACGTGTTAAACAGAGTGCCCGGCACCTTCACGGCAGTCCTCTTCGTCCTCTTCGGCGGTGTTGTCTTCGGCTACTTGATATTCCAGAGGCGCATGGACGTGTTGGTAGCCACCGCGGTAGCCCTCCTCATTGTTTTAGTTGGCTACTTCACTGTGGCGCTGGTCCCCGCGGTGAGGCAGCCAGGCACCAACTTCTTGGACAGTCCTGACTTCTTCAAGACCTATAACTTCGATCCCAAGCTCACGTGGCCAGGCACCGCCACCGTCCTCTTCTGGCTAGTGATACTTTCCATACTGTACTACATCTCGGCAATTACGCCGATGCCTAGGTTCCTACTCCCAACGGTTTACGTGGGGTACCTACCGTCTATAATTGCCTTGGTGTTGGTGTTGCTGGCGGCGATATTCAGCCCCTTGACCGGCCTCACCATAAAGCAACAGTCCTTTACGTCTCTCTACGTAGATCCGCTGAAGAACCCACAAGGCGGCCCCCTGTGGCCCATACTATTCGTCACTATAGCATGCGGCGCAATCTCCGGCTGGCACAGCCTCGTATCCTCCGGCTTAACTTCTAAACAATTGGAGTACGAGACAGATGCCCTGCCGGTCGGAGGCGGCGCCATGATGACAGAGGGCGCGGTGGCGCTCTCCTCAATCGCCGCAATTATGGTTTTGTCGCAACCTCCCGCTGGGGCCGCCGCCTATGTGCAGGGAGCCACGTTATTAACTGGTAGCCTCTTGAAAGTACCCGACGTGTACATGAATATCCTATACGGTATATTTGTCACTGTTATGGGTCTAATAACATCAATGCTTTTCGTGAGAGTTTTTAGGCTCATCATGGCTGAGTTATTTGAAGAAAGCCCGCTGGGCAATAAATACATATCGCCGATAGTAATATTGATACTTGCAGGCTTCCTGGCGTTAGTCGGGAGCTGGACAAATCTATGGATCTTTTTCGGAGGGACCAACCAGCTACTTGCCGGTCTAGCCCTGTTGCTAGTTGCCATATTCCTTAGCAGTGTAAAGAAGCCCAGCGCATATGTATTCATCCCGGGCATATTCATGGCGATTACGACGCTGGCCGCCCTCGCCTGGGAGACCTACGTCTACGCGCTCTACGCCATTAACAACAAGCCCATCGGCGTACAAGCCGCAGCCGCGAAGCTCTACGGCCAGGGCTTGGTACAGGCGTCTAACCTCCTGTCGGCGGCATTCGGCGCACTCCTTCTGGTGCTGGGCGTAGTGATGACCTACTACCTAATAACGGGCTGGGCTAAATACAGAGCAAACAAATAA